The Budorcas taxicolor isolate Tak-1 chromosome 5, Takin1.1, whole genome shotgun sequence genome includes a window with the following:
- the TSPAN19 gene encoding tetraspanin-19, which produces MLRKNKGLIFKYFLNLINGAFLVLGLLLMGFGTWLLLDGNNFFTALDENNHLTVYIFRILIGTGSAILLLCLLGYLGIHNEIRWLLILYAVLLMWAVGVQVVLSTLIFAKKEEVHQAWHDKIDSIISEYGSEDFPQDVPKWVILNALQKMFQCCGLKNYTDWTKNKNKENLEQVPCSCTNSTLGKWFCDEPLNATYLQGCENKINTWYHANALTLIGINFGLLASEVLQFSLTVCFFRHIKNRIYAEK; this is translated from the exons ATGTTAAGGAAAAACAAAGGgttgatttttaaatactttcttaATCTCATTAATGGAGCTTTCTTG GTTCTGGGGCTTTTACTCATGGGATTTGGTACCTGGCTTTTATtagatggaaataattttttcacAGCTTTGG ATGAAAATAATCACTTGACAGTGTATATTTTTCGAATTTTGATTGGAACTGGATCTGCTAttcttcttctttgtctcttgggTTATTTGGGAATTCACAATGAGATCAGGTGGCTCCTAATTCTG TATGCAGTACTGTTAATGTGGGCTGTTGGTGTTCAGGTTGTACTTTCAACACTCATCTTTGCAAAGAAGGAAGAG GTTCACCAAGCATGGCATGATAAAATTGATTCCATCATTTCTGAGTATGGATCTGAGGATTTCCCTCAAGATGTACCCAAGTGGGTGATTCTGAATGCTCTGCAGAAAATG TTTCAGTGTTGTGGCCTAAAAAATTATACAGACTGGACCAAgaacaagaataaagaaaatttagaacAGGTGCCATGTTCTTGCACAAATTCTACATTAGGAAAGTGGTTTTGTGATGAGCCACTGAATGCAACGTACCTACAG GgttgtgaaaataaaatcaacacatgGTATCATGCTAATGCTTTGACATTAATTGGAATTAACTTTGGACTTTTGGCTTCAGAG GTTTTGCAATTCTCATTAACTGTTTGTTTCTTCAGACACATCAAGAATAGAATATATGCAGAAAAGTGA